In Desulfonatronum thiodismutans, the genomic window CCGGAACATCGCCGGGGTCCGTGACCCGGTGGTGGACGAACTGGTGGACCTGGTCATCGCCGCTCCGGATCGGGACAGCCTGGTCACCCGCGCCCGGGCTCTGGACAGGGTTTTGCTCCACGGCCACTACGTGATCCCACACTGGCATTCGCGGGAATTCCGCGTAGCGTATTGGGACAAATTCGCCCGACCGGAAATCAACCCCAGATACGGGCTGGCCTTGGACGCCTGGTGGGAGAAGTAGTCCGCTCCGGAAGAGCCTTGTCAATAATCCCGGAACCATCCTAGCCGCCCCTTGCCGGAAGACCCGCCGTGACCGCCTACATCCTGCGTCGACTGCTGCTCATGATCCCCACGCTGCTGGGAATCATGGTCCTGAACTTCATCATTATCCAGGCCGCGCCCGGGGGTCCGGTGGAACGGGTGATCGCGCAACTGCGCGGCCATGACGTCGCGGCCACGGGGCGCTTCGCCGGCACGGACCGGGGCGAGATGCAGGCCGCCCATCTCTCGGATGCGGATCAATCTCGATATCGCGGGGCTCAGGGCATCGATCCGGAGCTGATCGCGGAACTGGAGCGGATGTACGGGTTTGACCAGCCTCCGGCGGCCCGGTTCGTTCAGATGATCGGCAACTACCTGCGGTTCGACTTCGGACAGAGCTTTTACCGCGACCAAACCGTGGTTTCGCTGATCCTCCAGAAAATGCCCGTGTCCATCTCCCTGGGGCTGTGGACGACCCTGTTGGTCTACGCCATCTCCATCCCCCTGGGGATTCGCAAGGCCGTCCGGGACGGCTCCACCTTTGACGTGGCCACCAGCGCCGTCGTCGTCGTGGGCTACGCCATTCCCGGCTTTTTATTCGCCGTGCTCCTGATCGTCCTGTTC contains:
- a CDS encoding microcin C ABC transporter permease YejB, which produces MTAYILRRLLLMIPTLLGIMVLNFIIIQAAPGGPVERVIAQLRGHDVAATGRFAGTDRGEMQAAHLSDADQSRYRGAQGIDPELIAELERMYGFDQPPAARFVQMIGNYLRFDFGQSFYRDQTVVSLILQKMPVSISLGLWTTLLVYAISIPLGIRKAVRDGSTFDVATSAVVVVGYAIPGFLFAVLLIVLFAGGSFLDLFPLRGLTSENWHELSWPMRVLDYFWHLTLPVAAMVIGGFAGLTMLTKNSFLEEINKQYVTTARSKGLAERRVLYGHVFRNAMLIVVAGFPSAFIGILFTSALLIEVIFSLDGLGLLGFEAAINRDYPVMFGTLYIFTLLGLLLNLIGDLMYTLIDPRIDFESRG